One part of the Candidatus Wallbacteria bacterium genome encodes these proteins:
- a CDS encoding type II toxin-antitoxin system HicB family antitoxin, whose amino-acid sequence MSDGLRYVKLIEWSEDDKCFIGSCPELFYAGCHGDDPRIVFDELCRIVDEMVEIYQKDGKPLPTPLSGREFVNAMQQVA is encoded by the coding sequence ATGAGTGACGGATTGAGATATGTGAAACTGATCGAATGGTCGGAAGATGACAAATGCTTCATCGGCAGCTGCCCTGAGCTTTTTTATGCGGGATGCCATGGAGATGACCCGCGCATTGTCTTCGACGAACTCTGCCGGATCGTGGATGAAATGGTGGAAATCTATCAGAAAGACGGCAAACCGCTTCCCACTCCATTATCAGGCCGGGAATTCGTGAATGCCATGCAGCAGGTGGCCTGA
- a CDS encoding type II toxin-antitoxin system HicA family toxin produces MPRKIRELVRDLLKAGFAERGGKGSHRNFVHQKIIKPITISGSDGDDAKQYQEKAVRLALEEASK; encoded by the coding sequence GTGCCGCGCAAGATAAGAGAACTTGTCAGGGATCTTCTGAAGGCTGGTTTTGCTGAACGTGGCGGGAAAGGCAGCCATAGGAACTTCGTGCATCAGAAAATCATCAAACCCATCACAATCTCAGGTTCAGATGGGGATGATGCGAAGCAGTATCAGGAAAAAGCTGTCAGACTGGCTCTGGAGGAGGCATCAAAATGA
- a CDS encoding DMT family transporter, whose translation MIEPIEIMQTVPVRSRSVPPRWLLIGIAVLINMIWALSYPISKDMIASLNPLALSCWRIVLAAAVLLPFIRRQEIPDRITSRDVYLMLIMGLLGCGAAIMLQYAGTERTTASNVSMLVGLETPMVVLLSAVFLAERLSIRSVLSLVLAFLGVVLLTVDPATLDLLGSRNLAGNLMVLASIFCVSSYTITGKLLVGRWGATASTALPFLVAALTFVPAFAWYDPVAWHRGLCLNGREWLGVIFLSVIVTGIGYLAWNWLLKFMSAGELSFYLYLQPLAGAGFSVWLLGEKLTGTFFIGAVLILGAIVLGNRTATHQTPVSAAENKKRICP comes from the coding sequence ATGATTGAACCGATTGAAATCATGCAGACCGTTCCGGTCAGGTCCCGGTCAGTTCCTCCACGCTGGCTGCTGATCGGCATTGCAGTTCTGATAAACATGATCTGGGCCCTGTCATATCCGATTTCCAAGGACATGATCGCCAGCCTCAATCCTCTGGCCCTGTCCTGCTGGAGGATAGTGCTGGCTGCCGCCGTACTACTGCCGTTCATCCGCAGGCAGGAAATCCCTGACAGGATCACGAGCAGGGATGTCTATCTGATGCTGATCATGGGCCTGCTTGGCTGCGGAGCCGCGATCATGCTGCAGTATGCCGGGACAGAGAGGACCACAGCCTCCAATGTCTCGATGCTGGTCGGGCTGGAAACCCCAATGGTGGTTCTGCTTTCAGCAGTCTTTCTGGCCGAACGGCTTTCCATAAGAAGTGTCCTGAGCCTGGTGCTCGCATTCCTCGGCGTAGTGCTGCTTACAGTCGACCCTGCGACCCTCGACCTGTTGGGCAGCCGGAATCTGGCAGGCAATCTGATGGTGCTGGCTTCGATATTCTGCGTCTCCTCATACACAATCACAGGCAAACTGCTGGTGGGACGCTGGGGAGCAACCGCCTCGACAGCCCTGCCCTTCCTGGTTGCTGCCCTCACTTTTGTTCCGGCCTTTGCCTGGTATGATCCGGTAGCCTGGCACAGGGGGCTTTGCCTGAACGGCCGGGAATGGCTGGGCGTGATCTTTCTGTCAGTGATTGTGACAGGCATCGGTTATCTGGCCTGGAACTGGCTGCTGAAATTCATGTCAGCAGGCGAGCTTTCCTTTTATCTATACCTGCAGCCTCTGGCAGGCGCAGGATTTTCGGTCTGGCTGCTGGGCGAGAAACTGACCGGAACTTTTTTCATCGGAGCAGTGCTGATCCTGGGGGCGATTGTCCTGGGCAACAGAACAGCAACTCATCAGACCCCTGTTTCTGCTGCAGAAAATAAAAAGCGGATTTGTCCTTGA
- a CDS encoding alanine/ornithine racemase family PLP-dependent enzyme, giving the protein MSYPRLLINVRKLEHNVRVMLKEFNAAGITIMGVNKVFNGMPETADAIIRGGIETVAESRVENLKKIRNLKCKKCLLRSPAPSDISATVSYADISIESEEETIKSLSAEAVRQGRTHEVLLMVDMGDLREGIWHEDFPALCRALELILTLPGLKIYGLGTNFNCYGTLLPTYENGMQFVGIARRLEEKFGIRFPHLSGGNCTSHYLLTHGTWPPGINHLRIGGTHQFGIEYVNFRYLEGFHHSDQDVNRTCSDLYLLQAEILELSSKPTKPVGPLGLDAFLKPKTFVDRGIRKRAIMAFGRQDMPFENIWPVDQKMEILGQTSDHTIIDIEDSSVRLKVGDIITFQVDYTALLQACSTPGIEKMAVYD; this is encoded by the coding sequence ATGAGCTATCCAAGACTTCTGATCAATGTCCGCAAGCTCGAGCATAATGTCCGGGTGATGCTAAAGGAGTTCAACGCCGCTGGCATCACGATCATGGGCGTGAACAAGGTGTTCAACGGCATGCCGGAAACTGCCGACGCCATCATCAGGGGCGGGATCGAAACCGTAGCCGAATCCAGGGTCGAGAACCTGAAGAAGATCAGAAATCTGAAGTGCAAAAAATGCCTGCTGCGCAGCCCGGCCCCGAGTGACATCAGCGCCACTGTCAGCTATGCCGACATTTCCATCGAGTCAGAGGAAGAGACCATCAAGTCCCTGTCCGCCGAAGCGGTCAGGCAGGGCCGCACCCATGAAGTGCTCCTGATGGTGGACATGGGCGATCTCAGGGAGGGAATCTGGCACGAGGACTTCCCGGCCCTGTGCAGAGCTTTGGAGCTGATCCTGACTCTGCCGGGCTTGAAAATCTATGGTCTGGGCACGAATTTCAACTGTTACGGCACCCTGCTCCCGACCTATGAAAACGGGATGCAGTTCGTGGGGATTGCCAGGAGGCTGGAAGAAAAGTTCGGCATCCGTTTCCCGCACCTGTCTGGCGGCAACTGCACCAGTCATTACCTGCTCACCCACGGCACCTGGCCTCCCGGAATCAATCATCTCCGCATTGGAGGAACCCATCAGTTCGGGATCGAGTATGTCAATTTCAGATATCTTGAGGGATTTCACCATTCAGACCAGGACGTGAACAGAACCTGCTCTGATCTTTACCTTCTGCAGGCCGAGATACTCGAGCTGAGTTCAAAACCCACGAAACCGGTCGGGCCCCTGGGCCTGGACGCCTTTCTCAAGCCCAAGACCTTTGTGGACCGCGGGATCAGGAAACGGGCCATCATGGCATTTGGCAGGCAGGACATGCCGTTCGAGAATATCTGGCCTGTAGACCAGAAGATGGAGATTCTTGGCCAGACCAGCGATCATACGATTATCGATATTGAAGATTCGTCTGTCAGGCTGAAAGTCGGGGACATCATCACCTTCCAGGTGGATTACACGGCACTGCTCCAAGCCTGCTCCACTCCGGGAATCGAAAAGATGGCAGTCTATGATTGA
- a CDS encoding nickel-dependent hydrogenase large subunit, translated as MKRNERIEVDYLARVEGETAIRIDLENEQPLLLKIFEPPRFFEGFLAGRKYDEVGDIVSRICGICPVSHMTTAILAIENAMAVEVSAQTKILRELMSLSQIAASHLIHLFMLAMPDYYGKDSITGLIPEFKSEVTMLLAMKEVLNGLTALIGGRALHAVTSLPGGFTKIPDNSALHEMLPKLKETAAQAVQVVKLVAKFNPPEFESKVVYAAISGKKGYAINDGRIITSDGLNIPVSDYLKHFQETQVDYANAKKTRVGKGSVTTGALPRMNLKFEKLKPETKKLAKSVGFSIPDFNPFHNNLAQALETYDAIMRCIDLIENTTFKDEDINLKIKAGEGGAITEAPRGLLYHWYRIDGRGVVEKANIVTPTAHNFVDIERSLNKLVLENKGRTRDQIRLLCEELVRAYDPCFSCSVH; from the coding sequence ATGAAGCGGAACGAACGGATAGAAGTTGACTATCTCGCCAGAGTGGAAGGCGAAACAGCGATCAGGATCGATCTTGAAAATGAGCAGCCGCTGCTTCTGAAGATTTTCGAACCGCCCAGATTTTTCGAAGGATTCCTGGCTGGCCGGAAATATGACGAAGTCGGCGACATTGTCTCCAGGATCTGCGGCATCTGCCCTGTTTCGCACATGACCACCGCGATCCTGGCCATTGAGAATGCCATGGCTGTGGAAGTCAGCGCCCAGACAAAGATTCTGCGCGAACTGATGAGCCTGAGCCAGATCGCAGCCAGCCATCTGATCCATCTCTTCATGCTGGCCATGCCCGACTATTACGGCAAAGACAGCATTACCGGGCTTATCCCTGAATTCAAGTCCGAAGTCACCATGCTGCTCGCCATGAAAGAAGTGCTGAACGGCCTGACTGCTTTGATCGGCGGCAGGGCGCTGCATGCAGTCACCAGCCTGCCTGGCGGATTCACAAAGATCCCGGATAATTCAGCGCTCCATGAAATGCTCCCGAAATTGAAGGAAACAGCTGCCCAGGCCGTGCAGGTAGTGAAACTGGTCGCGAAATTCAACCCTCCGGAATTTGAGAGCAAAGTCGTTTATGCGGCAATCTCCGGAAAAAAGGGCTATGCGATCAATGACGGAAGAATCATTACAAGCGACGGGCTCAACATCCCGGTTTCCGATTATCTGAAGCATTTCCAGGAAACACAGGTGGATTACGCCAATGCTAAGAAGACCAGGGTGGGGAAGGGCTCTGTCACTACCGGAGCTCTGCCCAGGATGAATCTGAAATTTGAAAAACTCAAGCCTGAGACAAAAAAGCTCGCGAAATCTGTCGGATTCTCAATTCCTGATTTCAATCCGTTTCATAACAACCTGGCCCAGGCCCTGGAAACCTATGACGCGATCATGCGCTGCATTGATCTGATCGAAAATACTACTTTCAAGGATGAAGATATCAATCTCAAAATCAAAGCTGGAGAAGGCGGAGCCATCACCGAAGCTCCTCGAGGCCTGCTTTATCACTGGTACAGGATCGATGGAAGGGGAGTGGTGGAGAAAGCCAATATCGTCACGCCGACAGCCCATAATTTTGTGGATATAGAGCGTTCCCTGAACAAGCTTGTCCTGGAGAATAAGGGCAGGACCAGGGATCAGATCAGGCTCCTCTGCGAAGAGCTTGTGAGGGCTTATGATCCGTGCTTTTCCTGCTCGGTGCATTAG
- a CDS encoding oxidoreductase — MILKKPRIGVFKYSCCAGCEFQLIYFQKYILETLGAADIIYCQMLQSDGIEEGPFDIALIEGAITETWQADQLKKVRKASTHLIAIGTCAVCGGIPAIKNNQNELEVETRVYPDTSALHSIKAHPVEHYVKVDGSVKGCPMGERDLTELVLSLLLKKNPDFLESSVCVECKLKGNICLLVAYNEPCMGPVTNAGCDALCPSYNRACFSCFGPLKDANSAALAAQLLKMGQSPEDIFRRFTEFGQPTIEFQTGANVKK, encoded by the coding sequence ATGATTTTAAAGAAACCGAGAATCGGAGTTTTCAAATACAGCTGCTGCGCAGGCTGCGAATTCCAGCTGATCTATTTCCAGAAATACATACTGGAAACGCTGGGAGCCGCAGATATCATCTACTGCCAGATGCTGCAGTCAGACGGTATTGAAGAAGGACCTTTTGATATAGCCCTGATCGAAGGCGCGATCACAGAAACCTGGCAGGCTGATCAGCTGAAAAAGGTCAGAAAAGCCAGCACTCACCTGATCGCTATCGGTACCTGCGCTGTCTGCGGCGGGATCCCTGCGATCAAGAATAATCAGAACGAGTTGGAAGTGGAAACAAGGGTTTACCCTGATACTTCTGCTCTCCACTCGATCAAAGCCCATCCTGTAGAGCATTATGTCAAGGTGGACGGCAGCGTGAAAGGCTGCCCGATGGGCGAGCGCGACCTGACCGAACTGGTTCTTTCCCTGCTTTTGAAGAAAAACCCTGATTTCCTCGAATCCAGCGTCTGCGTGGAATGCAAGCTCAAAGGCAACATCTGTTTGCTGGTGGCATACAACGAGCCCTGCATGGGACCTGTCACGAATGCGGGCTGCGATGCTCTCTGCCCGTCCTACAACCGGGCCTGTTTCTCCTGTTTCGGCCCGCTGAAAGATGCCAATTCAGCCGCACTGGCGGCGCAGCTTCTGAAAATGGGGCAGAGCCCTGAAGATATTTTCCGCAGATTCACTGAATTCGGGCAACCCACTATTGAATTCCAGACAGGAGCGAATGTCAAAAAATGA
- a CDS encoding FAD/NAD(P)-binding protein codes for MNRIKHSINPLLPGTAVLKEISAETSDVFSLKMTTDEDFLFEPGQFNMLGLPGFGEAPISFSSLPLKKNFIHTIRVVGNVTQALCSLKAGDSLQLRGPFGNSWPLELALHKNLIIVAGGIGMAPLRPVVHFVQQNRKKFGRVFLIYGSKRSEDMLFTKEVEEWCSSDQITSFFCLERKSKKMPFPLSEGLVTSLLRNIDVPLKDAVTFTCGPDIMMHFVAEDLIRIGHKSRNIFVSMERRMKCGFGHCGHCQMGAKFICKDGPVFAYSEVRHMMHGQI; via the coding sequence ATGAACAGGATTAAACACTCGATCAACCCTCTCTTGCCTGGCACAGCTGTCCTTAAAGAAATCAGTGCTGAGACATCAGATGTGTTTTCGCTGAAAATGACCACAGATGAGGATTTTTTGTTTGAGCCCGGCCAGTTCAATATGCTGGGCCTGCCCGGCTTTGGCGAAGCTCCGATCTCCTTCAGCTCCCTGCCTCTGAAAAAAAACTTCATCCATACCATCAGGGTGGTGGGGAACGTGACCCAGGCTCTCTGCTCTTTGAAAGCTGGTGACAGCCTTCAATTGCGTGGACCTTTCGGGAACAGCTGGCCGCTTGAACTGGCTCTGCATAAAAACCTGATCATTGTCGCAGGCGGGATCGGCATGGCTCCGCTGCGGCCTGTAGTGCATTTCGTGCAGCAGAATCGGAAAAAATTCGGACGAGTGTTTCTGATTTATGGCTCAAAACGCAGCGAAGACATGCTTTTCACCAAGGAAGTTGAAGAATGGTGCAGCTCTGACCAGATCACTTCGTTTTTCTGCCTGGAGCGGAAATCGAAAAAAATGCCGTTCCCATTATCCGAAGGCCTTGTCACCTCGCTGTTACGCAACATTGATGTTCCGCTGAAAGATGCTGTCACTTTCACCTGCGGCCCGGATATCATGATGCATTTCGTGGCAGAAGACCTGATCAGAATCGGACACAAGAGCAGAAATATATTCGTCTCCATGGAACGCAGGATGAAATGCGGGTTTGGCCATTGCGGCCACTGCCAGATGGGAGCGAAATTTATTTGTAAAGACGGCCCAGTTTTTGCTTACAGCGAGGTCCGGCACATGATGCACGGGCAGATCTGA
- a CDS encoding 4Fe-4S dicluster domain-containing protein: MKKNSTGMIILEKNLFNWLDGLRDRFIILGPVPDKKGETIFKPVSDAFSIRLDYQSTMQSPARIIYPSRQTICEIDRKSLQTTAADDRRKRIIFGLHPCDMHAISILDRTLSWETQDFYYKQTRENTITVVLNCNLACKKKYPAFTHQGFCSSMGTGPFLKKKAGSDIELTLLSGSEESESLYLMEFRSETGLELASGIRRAEKAGAADQKAKLRLEKKALSTFSKKLDIDGLAELLKNYLDHKVYKNTADARCLSCTNCTMVCPTCFCYNIEECTGMDLKKTTRIRHWDSCLELNFAKVHGFNFRDSRSARLRQFVTHKLSSWVEQFGCFGCVGCGRCMTWCPTHIDLTEIVAEIRRDDE; this comes from the coding sequence ATGAAGAAAAACTCAACCGGAATGATTATCCTGGAGAAAAACCTGTTCAACTGGCTGGACGGTCTGCGTGATCGCTTCATTATCCTGGGGCCTGTGCCGGATAAAAAGGGAGAAACCATTTTTAAGCCGGTCAGTGACGCTTTCAGTATCCGGCTTGATTATCAGAGCACAATGCAGAGCCCGGCAAGGATAATCTATCCATCCAGGCAGACTATCTGTGAGATAGACAGGAAAAGCCTGCAGACAACGGCTGCGGATGACAGGAGGAAAAGGATCATTTTCGGACTGCATCCCTGTGATATGCACGCCATCTCTATCCTGGACAGGACTTTGAGCTGGGAAACCCAGGATTTTTATTATAAACAGACCCGTGAAAACACGATTACTGTCGTGCTGAACTGTAACCTTGCCTGCAAAAAAAAATACCCGGCTTTCACGCATCAGGGTTTCTGCTCTTCAATGGGGACAGGCCCTTTTTTGAAAAAGAAAGCCGGATCCGACATCGAACTTACTCTTCTGAGCGGTTCAGAGGAAAGTGAGTCACTTTATCTGATGGAATTCCGTTCAGAAACAGGCCTGGAACTCGCCTCAGGGATCAGAAGGGCTGAAAAAGCAGGAGCAGCCGATCAGAAAGCCAAACTCAGACTTGAAAAAAAAGCTCTTTCCACTTTCAGCAAAAAACTTGATATTGATGGACTTGCAGAACTGCTGAAGAATTATCTTGATCACAAAGTTTACAAGAATACCGCTGACGCGAGATGCCTCTCCTGCACTAACTGCACCATGGTCTGCCCGACCTGCTTCTGCTATAACATCGAGGAATGCACCGGTATGGATCTGAAAAAAACCACGCGCATACGCCACTGGGACTCATGCCTGGAGCTGAATTTTGCGAAAGTACACGGTTTTAATTTCCGCGATTCCCGCTCAGCCCGTTTACGCCAGTTCGTCACACACAAACTGAGCAGCTGGGTTGAGCAGTTCGGTTGTTTCGGCTGCGTGGGCTGCGGCCGCTGCATGACCTGGTGCCCTACACATATTGATCTGACAGAAATCGTTGCTGAAATCAGGAGAGACGATGAATGA